In Sporichthyaceae bacterium, a genomic segment contains:
- a CDS encoding glycosyltransferase has translation MTRYLMVTVDGAGNLVPTLGLAARLSALGHDVRLLGHPSIHERCGMHGWRPVSFSRAAPYDSTWPIDQAEEMAKFAELIFFDAGIGMDTLAELEREPADVLIVDCLAWGAGAAGEVAGIPTALLIHTPPSLFRQGPLVEMIEPALPLLHRMRAELGAPPVQSLAEAHDACALGLATLPAEFDVPVPLPPQYRYVGPILDGPALGEFEPTPARTADPLVLVSFSTSFQDQRGALQWAIDELSGLPVQVVVTTGHAVDPADLVAADNTVVARFLAHSELLPRATALVTHCGLGTVLNSLAHGVPMVCVPMGRDQMFNAAMVVRLGAGHPAELLKPGAISRAVEHVIFDTRTQGAATYIAGVIAGYRGAEAAVEALEELAR, from the coding sequence ATGACCCGCTACTTGATGGTGACTGTCGACGGGGCGGGCAACCTGGTTCCGACCCTCGGCCTGGCGGCCCGACTCAGCGCGCTCGGGCACGACGTCCGGTTGCTCGGGCATCCCTCGATCCATGAGCGGTGCGGCATGCACGGCTGGCGTCCGGTCTCCTTCAGCCGGGCTGCCCCGTACGACAGCACCTGGCCGATCGATCAGGCCGAGGAGATGGCGAAGTTCGCGGAGCTGATCTTCTTCGACGCCGGCATCGGAATGGACACCCTCGCCGAACTCGAGCGTGAACCCGCAGACGTGCTCATCGTGGACTGCCTAGCCTGGGGTGCTGGCGCGGCGGGCGAGGTCGCCGGTATTCCCACTGCCCTGCTCATCCACACCCCGCCGTCGCTGTTCCGGCAGGGCCCGCTGGTCGAGATGATCGAACCGGCGCTGCCGCTCCTGCATCGCATGCGCGCCGAACTCGGGGCGCCGCCGGTGCAGAGCCTGGCCGAGGCCCACGACGCCTGCGCGCTGGGCCTGGCGACGCTGCCCGCGGAGTTCGACGTGCCGGTCCCGCTGCCGCCGCAGTACCGCTACGTCGGGCCGATCCTCGATGGCCCAGCGCTGGGCGAGTTCGAGCCCACCCCGGCGAGAACGGCGGATCCGCTGGTTCTGGTCAGCTTCAGCACCAGCTTTCAGGACCAGCGCGGCGCGCTGCAGTGGGCGATCGATGAACTCTCCGGCCTGCCCGTCCAGGTCGTGGTCACCACCGGGCACGCCGTCGACCCGGCCGACCTCGTCGCCGCCGACAACACCGTCGTGGCCCGCTTCCTCGCGCACAGCGAACTGTTGCCGCGGGCGACGGCGCTGGTGACGCACTGCGGGCTGGGCACGGTGTTGAACAGCTTGGCGCACGGCGTGCCCATGGTCTGCGTCCCGATGGGCCGGGACCAGATGTTCAACGCGGCGATGGTCGTTCGACTCGGCGCGGGACATCCGGCAGAACTGCTGAAGCCCGGCGCGATAAGCCGGGCTGTGGAGCACGTGATCTTCGATACCAGGACGCAGGGCGCCGCCACCTACATCGCCGGGGTCATCGCCGGCTACCGCGGCGCGGAGGCCGCGGTGGAAGCGCTGGAGGAGTTGGCGCGTTAG
- a CDS encoding MarR family transcriptional regulator translates to MRKAEHLRFAILAAQREGNRLLTRALKPHGITPSQAEVLRLLQRHGTLSLNGLGQLLVCESGTNPSRLVERAVTAGLVERRSDAGDRRYLQLSLTPEGERLATAVAAIEEFLYSSIEAATEGLETDAVLAFLHNLIDTLPAGQALNKRLEFD, encoded by the coding sequence ATGCGTAAGGCCGAACATCTGCGATTCGCCATCCTGGCAGCCCAACGCGAAGGCAACCGGCTGCTGACCCGGGCGCTCAAACCGCACGGCATCACCCCGTCACAGGCCGAGGTGCTGCGCCTGCTCCAGCGGCACGGCACCTTGAGCCTCAACGGCCTCGGACAGCTTCTGGTGTGCGAGAGCGGCACCAACCCCAGCAGGCTGGTCGAACGTGCCGTCACGGCGGGGCTGGTCGAGCGCCGCAGCGATGCCGGCGATCGCCGCTACCTCCAACTGAGCCTCACTCCCGAGGGTGAGCGTCTGGCCACCGCGGTCGCCGCGATCGAAGAGTTTCTCTACTCCTCGATCGAGGCTGCTACCGAGGGCCTGGAGACCGACGCGGTCCTCGCGTTCCTGCACAACCTCATCGACACCCTGCCCGCGGGCCAGGCCCTGAACAAGCGCCTGGAGTTCGACTAA
- a CDS encoding alpha/beta hydrolase, whose protein sequence is MDTTEKNPTLVFIPCFSGAPWSAEQLAPYGEAPQRSLRLPEGVNDIERYADFVEEAIADLQDYVLVGDSFGANIALALATRRPPGLRALVLSGGFAANPIDSKPWRALMRVIGKTRGPFYRQLTLRAHAHRLASPFDGDGQVPWSEARSRELFLTSTPAASFGARVQAVLTADYVDVLGRIQVPTLILTPSHDVLIGENASTIMLAGIPDAREVVLPRTGHMFRFTHPVTYAAAAKDFLAVAPPATPECADA, encoded by the coding sequence ATGGACACTACCGAGAAGAACCCGACCCTGGTCTTCATCCCCTGCTTCTCCGGCGCCCCGTGGAGCGCCGAACAACTCGCGCCCTACGGCGAGGCGCCCCAGCGCTCCCTGCGGCTGCCCGAGGGCGTGAACGACATCGAGCGCTACGCCGACTTCGTCGAGGAGGCGATCGCAGACCTCCAGGACTACGTGCTGGTCGGCGACTCCTTCGGCGCGAACATCGCGCTCGCGCTCGCCACCCGCCGCCCGCCGGGCCTACGCGCCCTGGTGCTGTCCGGCGGATTCGCGGCGAACCCGATCGACTCGAAGCCGTGGAGGGCCCTGATGCGGGTGATCGGCAAAACCCGCGGCCCGTTCTACCGGCAGCTGACGCTGCGAGCCCATGCCCACCGCCTCGCCTCCCCTTTCGACGGCGACGGACAGGTGCCCTGGAGCGAGGCGCGCAGCCGCGAGCTGTTTCTCACCAGCACCCCGGCGGCCTCCTTCGGCGCGCGCGTGCAGGCCGTCCTCACCGCCGACTACGTCGACGTGCTCGGCCGGATCCAGGTACCGACTCTGATCCTGACCCCCTCGCACGACGTGCTGATCGGCGAGAACGCCTCCACGATCATGCTCGCGGGCATCCCCGACGCCAGGGAGGTCGTGTTGCCGCGGACCGGCCACATGTTCCGCTTCACCCATCCGGTCACCTACGCCGCCGCGGCCAAGGACTTCCTCGCCGTCGCTCCGCCGGCCACCCCAGAATGCGCCGATGCGTAA
- a CDS encoding GNAT family N-acetyltransferase has protein sequence MELRVATMADAAAIQALMTASVQAIFPAFYDATQTASGVRYIGALDRMLIEDGTYFVVLAPDGSLAACGGWSRRDKLFSGEAPSGREARLLDPAREPARVRAMFVHGDWTRRGLGSCILDACAAAARVEGFSELSLMATMPGMPLYRSWGFSGEQPEDLVMPDGVVMPGVAMRRRLV, from the coding sequence ATGGAGTTGCGCGTCGCGACGATGGCTGACGCCGCGGCGATCCAGGCGTTGATGACCGCGTCGGTGCAGGCGATTTTCCCGGCGTTCTACGACGCGACGCAGACCGCGAGCGGCGTGCGGTACATCGGCGCGCTGGACCGGATGCTGATCGAGGACGGCACCTACTTCGTCGTCCTCGCGCCGGACGGCAGCCTCGCGGCTTGCGGGGGGTGGAGTCGGCGGGACAAGTTGTTTAGCGGCGAGGCGCCCAGCGGCCGGGAGGCCCGCCTGCTCGACCCGGCCCGGGAACCTGCCCGGGTCCGGGCCATGTTCGTACACGGCGACTGGACCCGCCGCGGGCTGGGCAGCTGCATCCTCGACGCCTGCGCCGCAGCCGCCCGCGTCGAGGGATTCTCCGAGCTGTCGTTGATGGCGACCATGCCCGGCATGCCGCTGTACCGATCGTGGGGCTTTTCCGGCGAGCAGCCGGAGGACCTGGTGATGCCGGACGGGGTGGTCATGCCGGGCGTGGCCATGCGACGCAGACTGGTGTGA
- a CDS encoding OsmC family protein gives MDKTELQALQAPLKDQYRTEPDAALITLSAQGSLDDGIACSVQTGKALVEAGLHPATGGTGALACSGDMLLQALVACAGVTLRAVATSLEVPIRGGTLRAEGDLDFRGTLGVAKDASVGFTAIRLHVDLDTDAPADQVDTLLRLTERYCVVLQTLANSPKLELVRP, from the coding sequence ATGGACAAGACCGAGTTGCAGGCGCTGCAGGCGCCGCTGAAGGACCAATACCGCACCGAGCCCGACGCGGCGCTGATCACGCTGTCCGCGCAGGGATCCCTGGACGACGGCATCGCCTGTTCGGTGCAGACCGGCAAGGCGCTCGTCGAGGCGGGTCTGCATCCGGCCACCGGCGGCACCGGGGCGCTCGCGTGCTCCGGCGACATGCTGCTGCAGGCGTTGGTCGCCTGCGCCGGTGTCACCTTGCGCGCGGTCGCCACTTCGCTGGAGGTCCCGATCCGCGGCGGCACCCTACGCGCCGAGGGCGACCTCGATTTCCGCGGCACATTGGGCGTGGCCAAGGACGCGTCCGTGGGCTTCACCGCGATCCGGCTGCACGTCGACCTGGACACCGACGCTCCCGCCGACCAGGTGGACACCCTGCTGCGGCTGACCGAGCGGTACTGCGTGGTGCTGCAGACCCTGGCGAACTCGCCGAAGTTGGAGCTGGTGCGGCCCTGA
- a CDS encoding 3-keto-5-aminohexanoate cleavage protein, which translates to MREVWVEAAVNGPWTRARQPKIPITVDEIVADGIDCVRAGAAIVHVHPYDPVTGLQREDPDVYQAIIDGIRAEVDAIVYPTLALLGDPNGERPMSAAERFAAVAELCRRGVLEWTVVDPGSAHMTHVETPGEGFLYLNPDDHIRYGLDLAAANGVRPAYACYEPGITRLGALLARARPGLPEPVYRFMFSDDLSFGFPPRDWALDAHVKLLAEVAPGGAWMVAGLCVDICPLIPHAVTRGGHVRVGLEDQPFGSGRTNVELVTDAVNRISDAGGRPATAAEVRAALAGR; encoded by the coding sequence GTGCGTGAGGTGTGGGTGGAGGCTGCGGTCAACGGGCCGTGGACGCGGGCACGGCAACCGAAGATCCCGATCACGGTGGACGAGATCGTCGCCGACGGCATCGACTGCGTGCGGGCCGGCGCGGCGATCGTGCACGTGCACCCCTACGACCCGGTGACCGGACTGCAGCGCGAGGACCCGGACGTCTATCAGGCGATCATTGACGGCATCCGGGCCGAGGTGGACGCGATCGTCTACCCGACGTTGGCGCTGCTGGGCGACCCCAACGGCGAGCGCCCCATGTCGGCCGCGGAACGGTTCGCCGCTGTCGCGGAACTCTGTCGCCGCGGGGTGCTCGAGTGGACCGTGGTCGACCCTGGCTCCGCGCACATGACCCACGTCGAGACGCCGGGCGAGGGCTTCCTCTATCTCAACCCGGACGACCACATTCGCTACGGGCTCGACCTGGCCGCGGCCAACGGAGTGCGTCCGGCCTACGCCTGCTACGAACCCGGCATTACCCGCCTCGGCGCGCTGCTGGCCCGCGCCCGCCCCGGACTGCCCGAGCCTGTCTACCGGTTCATGTTCTCCGACGACCTGAGCTTCGGCTTCCCGCCGCGGGACTGGGCGCTGGACGCCCACGTCAAGTTATTGGCAGAGGTCGCGCCGGGCGGCGCGTGGATGGTCGCCGGCCTGTGCGTGGACATCTGCCCGTTGATCCCGCACGCCGTGACCCGCGGCGGTCACGTCCGAGTCGGCTTGGAGGACCAACCGTTCGGGTCGGGGCGGACCAACGTCGAATTGGTCACCGACGCGGTCAACCGCATCAGCGACGCCGGCGGGCGTCCGGCCACCGCGGCCGAGGTCCGCGCCGCGTTGGCCGGCCGCTAA
- a CDS encoding prolyl oligopeptidase family serine peptidase produces MTEPQLSFPRRSARTLRFSLGLPRNFVVSADGSRVVFLRTPSGTDRRTMLWVADLAGGGLRERVIADPHTLTADDETLSDAERARRERAREGAAGIVSFATDRALSRATFVLSGRLYVAELTGEPRVRELAVAGPVFDPRLDPTGRQIAYVADNMLRLVGVATGNDRAVPGQDQAPNVSWGLAEFIAAEEMGRSRGYWWSPDSSALLATRVDTSPVSRWQIADPAHPGRAPHEIAYPAAGSANAEVELHVLPLHGGGPVRAHWDSQAFEYLCAVHWSRFGPPLLSVQSRDQRRVQTLTMDPLTGATGVLHTDHDPAWVELVDGVPAWTPDGELVRVADADGRRRLFVGEAMVSAELQVRAVAGTVPGHDRTEVLFTASAHEPTEVRVYRTDPAGPVELSQGAGVHSATAAGATMVVTSAVLTRPGRRSTVLRDGVALGAVADSADDPGLRPEPRMLLAGPGEIRTALLLPTGHRPGTSLPVLMDPYGGPHAQRVLATANAFLESQWWADQGFAVVIADGRGTPGRGSEWERAVHLDLATPVLADQVDALHAAAAVCPDLDLSRVGIRGWSFGGYLAALAVLRRPDVFHAAIAGAPVTDWALYDTHYTERYLGTPASHPEVYAATSLITDAEKLERPLLLVHGLADDNVVAAHTLQLSAALLAAGRPHQVLPLSGVTHMTPQEVVAENLLLFQLDFLRRALSVG; encoded by the coding sequence ATGACGGAGCCACAGCTGAGCTTCCCCCGGCGCAGCGCACGGACGCTGCGGTTCAGCCTCGGGCTGCCGCGCAACTTCGTGGTCTCCGCCGACGGCAGTCGCGTCGTGTTCCTGCGCACCCCGTCGGGCACCGACCGACGCACCATGCTGTGGGTGGCCGACCTGGCCGGCGGCGGTCTTCGGGAACGGGTCATCGCCGACCCGCACACGTTGACCGCGGACGACGAGACGCTGTCCGACGCCGAGCGGGCGCGGCGGGAACGGGCCCGGGAGGGGGCGGCCGGGATCGTCTCGTTCGCCACCGACCGCGCGCTCAGCCGCGCGACCTTCGTGTTGTCCGGGCGGTTGTACGTCGCGGAGTTGACCGGTGAGCCGCGGGTACGCGAGCTGGCCGTGGCCGGGCCGGTGTTCGACCCCCGGCTGGACCCGACGGGCCGTCAGATTGCCTACGTGGCCGACAATATGTTGCGCCTCGTGGGCGTCGCCACCGGAAACGACCGAGCGGTGCCGGGGCAGGACCAAGCGCCGAACGTCAGCTGGGGACTGGCCGAGTTCATCGCCGCGGAGGAGATGGGCCGCTCCCGCGGATACTGGTGGTCCCCGGATTCCTCGGCATTGCTGGCCACCCGGGTGGACACCTCACCGGTGTCCCGCTGGCAGATCGCCGACCCGGCGCACCCCGGCCGCGCCCCGCACGAGATCGCCTATCCCGCGGCCGGCTCGGCCAACGCCGAGGTCGAGCTGCACGTATTGCCGCTCCACGGCGGTGGCCCGGTGCGCGCCCACTGGGACAGCCAGGCCTTCGAATACCTGTGCGCCGTGCACTGGTCGCGATTCGGCCCGCCGCTGCTGTCCGTACAGAGCCGGGACCAGCGCCGGGTGCAGACGCTGACCATGGACCCGCTCACCGGGGCCACCGGCGTGCTGCACACCGATCACGACCCGGCGTGGGTGGAGTTGGTCGACGGGGTGCCGGCCTGGACCCCGGACGGCGAGCTGGTCCGGGTGGCCGACGCCGACGGGCGGCGCCGGCTGTTCGTCGGGGAGGCCATGGTCTCCGCCGAACTGCAGGTCCGCGCGGTGGCCGGGACGGTGCCCGGCCATGACCGGACCGAGGTGCTGTTCACCGCATCCGCGCACGAGCCCACCGAGGTGCGGGTGTACCGGACCGATCCGGCCGGCCCGGTGGAGCTGTCCCAGGGCGCCGGTGTGCACTCGGCCACCGCGGCCGGCGCCACCATGGTGGTCACCTCGGCCGTGCTTACCCGGCCGGGCCGCCGCTCGACGGTGCTGCGGGACGGGGTGGCGCTGGGCGCCGTGGCTGACTCCGCCGATGACCCCGGCCTGCGCCCGGAGCCGCGGATGCTGCTGGCCGGCCCCGGCGAGATCCGCACCGCGCTGCTGCTACCCACCGGGCATCGGCCGGGCACCTCGCTGCCGGTGTTGATGGACCCCTACGGCGGCCCGCACGCGCAGCGGGTACTGGCCACCGCCAACGCCTTCCTGGAATCCCAGTGGTGGGCCGACCAGGGCTTCGCGGTGGTCATCGCCGACGGTCGCGGCACACCGGGCCGCGGCTCGGAATGGGAGCGCGCGGTGCACCTGGATCTGGCCACGCCGGTGCTGGCCGACCAGGTGGACGCGCTGCACGCGGCCGCCGCCGTCTGCCCGGACCTGGACCTGAGCCGGGTGGGCATCCGGGGCTGGTCGTTCGGCGGGTACCTGGCCGCATTAGCGGTGCTGCGTCGCCCGGACGTGTTCCATGCCGCGATCGCCGGGGCGCCGGTGACCGACTGGGCGTTGTACGACACCCATTACACCGAGCGGTACCTGGGCACGCCGGCCTCGCACCCGGAGGTGTACGCCGCTACCTCCCTGATCACCGATGCCGAGAAGCTGGAACGCCCGCTGCTGCTGGTGCACGGGCTGGCCGACGACAACGTGGTGGCCGCGCACACCCTGCAGTTGTCCGCGGCGCTGCTCGCCGCCGGTCGGCCGCACCAGGTGTTGCCGCTGTCCGGGGTCACCCACATGACGCCGCAGGAGGTCGTGGCGGAGAACCTGCTGCTGTTCCAGCTCGACTTCCTGCGCCGGGCGCTGAGCGTCGGTTAG